In Panthera tigris isolate Pti1 chromosome C1, P.tigris_Pti1_mat1.1, whole genome shotgun sequence, the following proteins share a genomic window:
- the F3 gene encoding tissue factor, translating to METLPGPRTPCLEDTVARMLLLGLVLLQVTGASGITDVVAAYNLTWKSTNFKTILEWEPKPINHVYTVQISPRLGNWKSKCFYTTDTECDLTDEIVNNVNQTYLARVFSYPADATDYAGEPQFTNSPEFTPYLETKLGQPMIQSYKQVGTKLNVTVQDAHTLVRMNGTFLSLRDVFGKDLSYILYYWKASSTGKKTAKTNTNEFLIDVDKGESYCFNVQAVIPSRKVNQKSPESLIECTSQEKEMFLVIGMVVLAVIILTIILGVSLYKCRKVRRGRGGKEGSPLNAA from the exons ATGGAGACCCTCCCCGGACCCCGGACTCCCTGCCTCGAGGACACCGTCGCTCGGATGCTCCTGCTTGGCTTGGTACTCCTGCAGGTGACCGGAGCCTCCG GCATTACAGATGTAGTGGCAGCATATAATTTAACTTGGAAATCAACTAATTTCAAGACAATTTTGGAGTGGGAACCCAAACCCATCAATCATGTCTACACTGTTCAGATAAG cCCCAGATTAGGCAACTGGAAAAGCAAATGCTTCTACACCACAGACACGGAGTGTGACCTCACCGACGAGATCGTGAACAATGTGAATCAGACGTACCTGGCCCGGGTCTTTTCCTACCCAGCTGATGCCACCGATTACGCTGGGGAGCCTCAGTTTACAAACTCCCCAGAGTTCACACCTTACTTAGAGA CAAAGCTCGGACAGCCCATGATTCAGAGTTACAAACAAGTTGGGACAAAACTGAATGTGACCGTACAAGATGCACATACCTTAGTCAGGATGAACGGCACATTCCTAAGCCTCCGGGATGTTTTTGGGAAAGACTTAAGTTACATACTTTATTATTGGAAAGCTTCAAGTACGGGAAAG AAAACAGCCAAGACAAACACTAATGAGTTTTTGATTGATGTGGATAAAGGAGAAAGCTACTGTTTCAATGTTCAAGCAGTGATTCCATCACGGAAAGTAAACCAAAAGAGTCCAGAAAGTCTCATCGAGTGTACTAGCCAAGAGAAAG aaatgttCCTCGTCATTGGAATGGTGGTGCTTGCAGTCATCATCCTGACCATCATCCTGGGGGTGTCCCTGTACAAGTGCAGGAAGGTGCGCAGGGGGCGAGGCGGGAAGGAGGGCTCCCCACTCAATGCTGCATAA